A window from Triticum aestivum cultivar Chinese Spring chromosome 6D, IWGSC CS RefSeq v2.1, whole genome shotgun sequence encodes these proteins:
- the LOC123142417 gene encoding peroxidase 5-like: MATLSSIPIRAHRNQRIELREMSGGRVLHRGSPSPLLLVLAWGVLFVAVSEAQLEVGFYDYTCPRAEQLVRTVVRAAIRRDPGIGAGLVRLFFHDCFVRGCDASVLLDAVPGSDDAVEKASQANSPSLRGYGVIERAKRVVERRCRRTVSCADIVAFAARDASSVLGGIDYEVPAGRRDGRVSNASEVLNSLPPPFSNASRLVDSFAAKGLTADDMVTLSGAHSFGRTHCSAIAFRLYPRVAADMDAAYGRSLRARCPAATGRRDRVVHLDPVTGLRLDNQYYRNVQTRAVPFTSDVTLMTRDDTAALVDLYARNRTAWMSRFAAAMVKMGDLDVLTGTQGEIRSLCNRVN, from the exons ATGGCCACACTCTCCTCTATACCTATTCGAGCTCACAGAAATCAAAGGATCGAACTCAGAGAAATGAGCGGAGGACGCGTCCTTCACCGGGGATCTCCTTCCCCTCTCCTTCTGGTCTTGGCATGGGGCGTGCTTTTCGTCGCAGTGTCTGAAGCGCAGCTGGAGGTCGGGTTCTACGACTACACCTGCCCGAGAGCGGAGCAGCTTGTCCGCACCGTCGTCCGCGCCGCCATCCGCCGCGACCCCGGCATCGGCGCCGGGCTCGTGCGCCTcttcttccacgactgcttcgtcagG GGGTGTGACGCGTCCGTGCTCCTGGACGCAGTCCCTGGCAGCGACGACGCCGTGGAGAAGGCGTCGCAGGCGAACAGCCCCAGCCTCAGGGGCTACGGCGTCATCGAGCGCGCCAAGCGCGTGGTCGAGCGGCGGTGCCGGCGCACCGTCTCCTGCGCTGACATCGTGGCCTTTGCGGCGCGCGATGCCAGCAGCGTCCTGGGGGGCATTGACTACGAGGTACCGGCGGGGCGGCGCGACGGCCGCGTCTCCAACGCGTCGGAGGTACTCAACAGCCTGCCCCCGCCCTTCTCCAACGCCTCGCGGCTCGTCGACAGCTTCGCCGCCAAGGGCCTCACGGCCGACGACATGGTCACGCTCTCCGGCGCGCACTCGTTCGGCCGCACCCACTGCTCCGCCATCGCCTTCCGTCTCTACCCGCGGGTCGCGGCCGACATGGACGCCGCCTACGGCAGGTCCCTCCGGGCGCGGTGCCCGGCGGCGACGGGGCGCCGGGACCGGGTTGTGCACCTGGACCCGGTCACGGGGCTCCGGCTCGACAACCAGTACTACAGGAACGTGCAGACGCGCGCGGTGCCGTTCACGTCGGACGTGACGCTGATGACGCGGGATGACACGGCGGCGCTCGTCGACCTCTACGCGCGCAACAGGACGGCGTGGATGTCGCGGTTCGCGGCCGCGATGGTGAAGATGGGCGACCTCGACGTGCTCACTGGCACCCAAGGAGAGATCAGGAGCCTTTGCAACAGAGTTAACTAG